A window of the Schlesneria paludicola DSM 18645 genome harbors these coding sequences:
- a CDS encoding glycosyltransferase, with translation MMTATAKTSNADESTPVPATRRLLLVAYNFPPVGGAGVQRPVKWVKNLRQLGWDVTVLTTENASVPTRDESLLADIPDDVLVLRARTWEPDYRTKQGLVQSESSGNPGIVSRIKSGLKGLVKQAVKLALQPDPQVLWVPNALKVGRRVLRELHHDAVLVTAPAYSSFFIGTALKREFGLPLILDFRDEWDMSGRYLENAQRDWFSRSVQHRMQNYVLRRADAVVATTKASTANLAEKLALIGRTATRTETIYNGFDEEDFADISPSVQSPHQSNSHFRLVYTGTLWNLTTIEPLVHAIMALHVRAPQLVSKLELVCVGRKTPEQSKILARLNDTGCRLELIDYCDHTKVLDWLRSTDAVCLLLSDVIGAERVVPAKLFEYLAIRKDLLAIVPRGETADIVRRYFPQGQIEPQNVNGIADWIESRLSGALSSAVDARNDIHEYSRLTQTRHLVKTLEHLVQDRTPQGGKAAP, from the coding sequence ATGATGACGGCCACCGCCAAGACTTCGAATGCCGATGAATCGACTCCCGTTCCCGCGACGCGTCGGCTGCTGCTTGTCGCCTACAATTTTCCTCCTGTCGGGGGAGCAGGCGTTCAGAGGCCGGTAAAATGGGTCAAGAATCTCCGCCAACTCGGTTGGGACGTCACGGTCCTGACAACCGAGAATGCCTCCGTTCCAACCAGAGACGAGAGTCTGCTAGCCGATATTCCTGACGACGTTCTCGTGCTGCGGGCTCGAACCTGGGAGCCCGACTACCGCACGAAGCAAGGGTTGGTTCAATCGGAGAGCTCCGGCAATCCGGGAATTGTCTCACGCATCAAATCGGGACTTAAAGGACTGGTGAAGCAGGCGGTCAAGCTGGCACTGCAACCCGATCCCCAGGTCTTGTGGGTGCCCAATGCACTGAAGGTCGGCCGTCGGGTCTTGCGAGAATTGCATCACGACGCAGTCCTGGTGACGGCCCCCGCGTACTCCAGCTTCTTCATTGGCACCGCCCTGAAGCGAGAATTCGGACTACCTCTCATTCTCGATTTTCGAGACGAATGGGACATGAGCGGCCGCTATCTCGAAAACGCGCAGCGAGATTGGTTCTCGCGCAGCGTCCAGCACAGAATGCAAAACTACGTGCTTCGGCGGGCCGACGCCGTCGTGGCGACGACAAAAGCCAGTACCGCCAATCTCGCCGAGAAACTGGCACTTATCGGTCGCACCGCAACCCGCACTGAAACGATCTACAACGGTTTCGACGAAGAAGATTTCGCCGACATCAGTCCGTCGGTACAGAGCCCGCACCAGTCGAATTCTCACTTCCGTCTGGTCTACACCGGTACGCTGTGGAACCTGACCACCATTGAACCGCTGGTCCACGCCATCATGGCCTTACATGTGCGTGCACCCCAACTGGTGTCGAAACTGGAACTCGTCTGTGTCGGACGGAAGACTCCTGAGCAGTCGAAAATCCTCGCGCGTTTGAACGACACGGGATGCCGCTTGGAACTGATCGACTATTGCGATCACACCAAAGTCTTGGACTGGCTGCGGTCCACAGACGCTGTCTGTTTGCTGCTCAGCGATGTGATCGGTGCGGAACGGGTCGTGCCCGCCAAACTGTTCGAATACCTGGCGATCCGCAAAGACCTGTTGGCGATCGTACCGCGCGGTGAAACTGCGGACATTGTCCGCAGGTATTTTCCCCAAGGTCAGATTGAACCTCAAAACGTCAACGGAATCGCGGACTGGATCGAAAGCCGCTTGTCGGGCGCGCTCAGCTCGGCAGTGGACGCCCGCAATGACATTCATGAATACAGTCGCCTGACGCAAACACGGCACTTGGTAAAAACACTCGAACACCTCGTGCAAGACCGCACGCCCCAGGGTGGAAAGGCGGCGCCATGA
- a CDS encoding glycosyltransferase family 2 protein: protein MTIGSQCLLWLSLIGLWYIYAGYPLLMWICARRFPRPQLKQSEPRTLSIVIVAHNESKNLPRKLASLFSCSQSQWIQEILIGSDGSTDDTVTTTQSYPDPRVRAVDFAMRRGKPAVLNDLVPECTGEFVLLADARQDFDHDCLERLLENFADPRVGVVSGELILRSAPGETTAAQGIGFYWKYEKFIRRSESHFRGVPGATGACYVIRKSLFRPIPEQTILDDVAIPMLAVQQGALCVFEPRALIFDKPSQSTRQESVRKRRTIAGAAQLIQLFPQWLSPLRNPLWLEFVSHKLLRLASPILLVTAFLTNLTLLAHPLYRLLFAAQVTFFASAAIGWFFQVIGRRAAICGPSLMFLTLNYTTALALWDAVRSRYRVTWQK from the coding sequence ATGACGATTGGTTCGCAATGTCTGCTTTGGCTCAGCCTGATTGGGCTGTGGTACATTTACGCCGGATACCCACTTTTGATGTGGATCTGCGCGAGGCGATTTCCTCGGCCTCAGTTGAAACAGAGCGAACCACGAACCTTGTCGATCGTGATCGTCGCCCATAACGAGTCGAAGAATCTGCCGCGAAAACTGGCAAGTCTGTTCTCGTGCAGCCAATCGCAATGGATTCAAGAAATTCTGATTGGTTCGGATGGTTCAACGGACGACACGGTCACGACGACTCAATCCTATCCCGATCCACGCGTCCGCGCAGTCGATTTCGCCATGCGTCGCGGCAAGCCTGCAGTCCTCAACGATCTTGTGCCGGAATGCACTGGCGAGTTCGTCTTGCTCGCCGATGCCCGGCAAGACTTCGATCATGACTGCCTTGAACGGCTACTCGAGAACTTTGCCGATCCACGCGTGGGTGTGGTCTCGGGCGAGCTGATCCTTCGGAGTGCCCCCGGTGAAACGACGGCCGCACAAGGGATCGGATTTTATTGGAAGTACGAGAAGTTCATTCGTCGGTCCGAAAGTCATTTTCGAGGTGTTCCCGGCGCGACCGGTGCCTGCTACGTCATTCGAAAATCTCTTTTCCGTCCGATTCCCGAACAAACGATTCTGGACGATGTTGCGATTCCGATGCTGGCCGTTCAGCAGGGGGCACTTTGCGTATTTGAGCCCCGGGCACTGATTTTTGATAAGCCTTCACAATCGACGCGGCAAGAGTCCGTACGAAAGCGTCGGACCATTGCCGGTGCGGCGCAGCTAATTCAACTGTTTCCGCAATGGCTCTCGCCGCTCCGCAATCCATTGTGGCTGGAGTTTGTCTCGCACAAGCTGCTTCGACTCGCTTCGCCCATCCTGTTGGTCACAGCGTTCTTGACCAACCTGACACTGCTCGCACACCCCTTGTACCGCCTGCTGTTCGCCGCGCAGGTCACCTTTTTCGCCTCGGCAGCGATTGGATGGTTCTTTCAAGTGATCGGTCGACGTGCGGCCATCTGCGGCCCGTCACTGATGTTCTTGACACTGAATTATACGACGGCCCTAGCGCTCTGGGACGCGGTTCGATCACGCTATCGCGTCACTTGGCAGAAGTAG